The segment TTCTTGAGCTTGTACCCCAATATAGTATCGAAAGTGGCGAAGATAAACCAGTCACCGCCGCTAGAAAGTATATTGGTCAAATGGGAATACAACCTCCGGCTCTACTTATTGTAAAACGAAATGAGCACACAACGGACAGATACTTTTGGGCAGAAAAGGGTTTGTTTGGTGCTCAGTATGTTGAAGAAAACCATTTCCTTTTTCCCAGTTTACGGGAATTTCAGCCTCCTACGCCCACTAAGCCACTGGCAACAGCAGTAACGGCAGTTGCAGTGGCAGGTCAATAATCATTATTAGCTAATAATAGCTGATTTTTTAATTCAAGCAATATTGTACCTTACCCTAGGCTCTAGGGCGGGGTACTTTTTCAGTCTATAGCTTCTTTGATGGCAGATTTCAGAGGAGAATATTCCTGTAGTTGAATTAATTCATCTCGATGGGCTGTCACGGTCACTAAGCTGTAGGATTGTGGAGAAGACTCAATTTCGAGTAAGACTTTTTCCACTCGTCCAGCCTGTTTCCAGTAAAATATTCCCACGAGGGGACACAGGAGG is part of the Rippkaea orientalis PCC 8801 genome and harbors:
- a CDS encoding DUF3155 domain-containing protein, translating into MARKRKRKSRRRQEGRKILELVPQYSIESGEDKPVTAARKYIGQMGIQPPALLIVKRNEHTTDRYFWAEKGLFGAQYVEENHFLFPSLREFQPPTPTKPLATAVTAVAVAGQ